From the Antennarius striatus isolate MH-2024 chromosome 15, ASM4005453v1, whole genome shotgun sequence genome, the window TCTATTAGATCGATTCGTTTATGACACtgttcaggtcacatgacccacatCTGGAAATAGATTCTAGTGTGAACTGGGAACATCTAGAACACAACAAAGTAAAAATCAATCAGTGGTTCAATGGTATCAGTGAGTgaaaggaggtcatgtgatcactcatgtgtgtttgtttgtggtttgtttgcAATACATctcatttaattaatatttgttttacagGAGCGAATCAGAGCGAGATCTGAAAACACAATGTAACACCAACCTTTCTTGAACTCCTCCAACATGGCGTCCAGCTTGGTGTCGTGAAACACAAAGTGCACGGGGTGGTTGTAGAACTTGGTGATGGTCTTCAGGGTGGTGCAGTCGTCCGGGTCCACGAAGGCCAGGTCCTTCACGTAAAGGATGTCCACAATGTTGGACCTCTCGTCGTCGTAGACGGGGATGCGGGTGTATCCGCTCTCCATGATCTCAGACATGGTGTTAAAATCCAGCACAGCGTCCGCCTGGATCATGAAGCAGTGCCCCAGGGGCGTCATCACGTCCTCCACCGTTTTGGTCCTGAGCTCCAGGGCGCCCTGGATCATGTtcagctcctccttcaccagaTCGTTGTAAGGCTCCGTCACTTTGAGCATCTCCACCAGCTTCTCCCTGTTGTACACCGTACCGATCTCCTGTCCCAGAAGGACGTCCAGCAGTTTGCTGACGGGGAAGGACAGCGGGAAGGTGAGGAACATGAAGAACTTGGTCAACATGATGGTGTTTGCTCCCACGGCCAGCCCGTGACGGGAGCACAGCGCCTGAGGGACGATCTCACCAAAGATCACGATCCCAATGGTGGAGGCCACCACGGCGCCCAAACCTGACCCGATCAGGTCATCCAGGAGGATGGTGAGGGTGGTGTTCACCAGGACGTTCCCcagaagcagagagcagaggagATAGTTGCCTTTGCTTCGTATAGGTTCGATCTTTCTTGCGTATTTCTTCTCCTTGTCTGTACCGCAGCTCTGCACGATGCGGAGCTCCATGGGGTCCAGCGCCATCAGCCCCAGGTTCAACCCGCTGAACATGCCGGAAAGCACCAGGAGGCAGGAGATCAGGATGGCCTGGAGCCACATGGGCAGCAGAgacttcttctcctccaccaccagcaTCCTGCCATCGCTCTCCCCCAGCATCACCCACCCGCCCCCATCAGCGCCCGGCGTGCACAGGGCGTACTCCTTCCAGGGCTCGCTCTTGCGGAGCGGCTTGATGTTGACGGTCAGCAGCCCCGACGTGCCTCGGCTGCTGACGTTCAAGAAGGTCCCGACGCTGATGTCCTTCGTGAAGTCAACACAAGTCCTGTCCGGCGCCTCCATCCCACCGCCCTTCGCTACAgcgtcctcatcttcctccgCTCGGTCCCCGCCGCCGCTGTCCGTTACCTCCGTGAAGCGGATCTGCGTCCAGGCGCCCGAGTGGAGCTGCACCCCGTAAAACCGGAGCTGCACGGAGCTCTCCTCAGTCACCTGGATGACACCGTCGTCATTGGTGCCGGACGGCTTGTCGCTCCTCTCCAGCCGCATGCCAATCACCTGGCTCCCGCTGCCGCTCCTGCCGCCGCTccccgccgccgctgccgcgaCCGCAGCCTCGGTCCGCCCGCCGACGGCGCTCCATAGGAAGATAATGACGGTGAGAATGTAACCCTGCTGTCCGCTCCATTCTGTCGCCATGTTTGTTTCACTGCTCGGCGACCTGGCGGTGACGTCATTTACTCATGTCCGAGCACACCCCCGTTATCACCGCCTACCGGGCAGCGACAGGTAGAGCgagtaaacaaacacaccccCTCCTTCTTTCCTCGCGCGCGACGCTATTGTGACGCTGACACTGCTGCAGCCTCTCAAGATTTTAGACGTTGCCCCTGCGTCACCCTTCACCCCATGCCCCAGCCCCTCCCCATCTCCCCCCCTCCCGCCAATAACAGACCTGTTATTGGGCGCGAGGCAATGCGGCACGCGCTGGATGGATGATGCAGCGGCTGCGGCGGCTGCGGCCAGAGGTTTCTCATCCAATTGTATCAGGAGTCAGCTGCTGTTACGTAAGCATACAGGCAGCTGtatcacacacacccttcccGCATCCCCCTACTGCACCATCCCGCATCCCTCTGGCACCCCGCCCGGGGCAGCTGCTGATTAGAATAATAAGAAGtccactactactattactatgtGCTACTACGACCATCGAAGAAGAAGGAagcaacagaagaagaagaagaaaaaataagaaaaagaaacaaaagaagtaAAAGTCCGCTAGCAAACATTGCAGTAAACGAAACACGAGTCGCGTTGTTTTTATAGAAATAAAAGTATCTGAAACAAATTTTCAGTGTTCCATCATGAAGAAAAACCTCGTGAAAAATAGGTCATGTGAGCggatttaatgtttaattaataGGTTGTAAAAGTGGAGATCAGTTACGTAATCCAGCTAATTGTATTTTCCTGTGTACGTGCTTActctgccacctagtggtcaaACAACGTATTGCTAATTTAGTGATCTGCAGATAAAAAATTctcttacattaaaaaaacttttgcaaacatttatttaccagAGTGaccttgtattttttaatacagcATTTACATAAATTACACATAAGATTATTATCCTTCTTGCTATTTTAGCTGCTAACGTAAACTTCAGTCTAGAGGCTGTGACAACACGGTGATACAAATTGTGTTacaaaaaatgtcaataatcTCAATGTCAGCTTTGTTCCACATGTGCTGAGTAAAACTCCATAAATCGAGGCTCAAGGATTGTTATGTCAAATTTCCTATATTACGTTTGCACTTCTAATAtcgcaacacaaaaacacaactcttAGCATTTATTTATAGGGTTGTGATATTGTAAATCCTTCAGAATGAACTTACTTCAGGAGTAAGTTAAAGGAAGATCCCCTCACAAAAAAAGTAAGTCAGTAGCCCATTTTTTAGGGATCAAACTACATCACTACAATAGAGAACATCCTCCTTCTTGCCATTGTTTACTAATGCTGAGCAAACCCAGCATCTCATTTTTGATGGCACGCTGGTGAATTCCTgcttttaaaaactaatttccAAGCATCTGAAAAAACAGATGACATTTATTGATCCACAAAACTGTTCAGAAGTTTCACAGCCAGAAGCTCGGAGTTCCTAAATGACTGAGAAAGTTGTTAACATCATGTTTGTAACTCAGACCTTTGCTGTTGCCTCTAAGCAGAAGGCATTAGCATAGACTTAATCTAGTGTTCTaaagttttgaaaaaatatttttcaaactgaCAATCAGTTACTCTTTTacttaaattacaataaattaattgttAATTACAAACTAATATATTTATGGATTCAGAGAAATGGGGTGTCATGAGGTGTCCACAGAACATTTCAACCCTAGGACCCCAAACAGGGTTGATTCAACTTTGGAAGAGCATCTGATGTTGCAGTCAGTGTTTGGTGATCGTCTTCATCACTGAAGCCTTCTGGCTCCTCTGCTGTGGAGACTTGGCATCTCTCCATCTGCAGGGGGAAGAACCTCCACGTTGTAGCTCACCTTCTTGGACTGAAGGTAGCTGTAGCTGTTATCAAAACACAGCACGTCTGCACAAAACATGAAGGATTCATGAAATGAAGCAGCATGTGATGATAACTCCATTTCTTTGCTAAAGTAGTTCTTATGTGTGACTCACAGACTCCGGGTTCAGGACAGGTGAGGCCGTTGTCTTCAGGGACCAGGTGAGCATTGTAGCGTTCGCTGGGCAGAACCTGCAGCATCTCAGCCACCTTCTGACCGCCTCCCTCTTTGGTGCGTCTGTACACTCCAAACCCGATGTCTGCCCCATCGCTAGTGAACTGCCACCTGTTAGGAAACAGATTCTTTAtgttcatactgtatatgtacctTACTTTTGTGAGATTTGTCGTTTTGTACCTCAGGAGGCTGCTGGGTGCTGTGACGTCATACTCCAGCTGGAAGACGGAGCCACGGCTGATGGTCACACTGCTGTCGTACTGAATCTTCACCGAGTCCCGGATGTAGTAGGACCTGGGCACAGTACCGCCATAGTTGATCTGCAACAACAGTGCGAAAATGGGTCCACCAGTTCAGCAACAATCCATCAGAAAGAGGCTAAACTAATCTCACCATGGTTCTGCAACGAGGGTCTCCATCCGGATCGGACAGGGTTCCTCCATACAGCACAGGAAGTTGCTCCGGATCAATATATGAACGCAACGTTTCCTGCCAGTTCCCTGAAACAGAAGGAACCATCAGGAGCAGCGGAGGCACCTAAAACTCCTAGATATCAGCAGCTCAGGTTTTGGATATTTAATATTACAGTCTTATTAGCTGCAATTCCAAATTGACATAACTTGGAATTTAATCTGGTGAAGTCAAAACTATATGTCATTTGTCTACAacaacttattattattattttattattatagctACTTTACAGTGGCCTCACAGAGATGCTAGTAGCAGCATTTTATAAGATGGGATGAAAACAAAAGTTGTCCTACCACCTAAAACGATGATCTTACGCCGTGTTTCTTCACATAAAAAGTGTTTGATCAGGTTGTAAGCCATAGGAAACATTTTAGGAGCTGCAGCAAAGAAAGGGAATTAGGAAGGAATAGCAGATTAAAAGTAGgatcataataataacaaacatGCAACTCACCTTTGATAAGAAGCAGTCTTTTCAGGCCTTCTGGATAGTTTTCTTCAAACATGGTGAGGATCTACACAAGAGGAAGGTAAGGATGATGATGAGtacagtggtgatgatgatgagggtatCAGAGGGTAGAGGGTGATGTGATGCGAGCAGCTGACGAACCTCGCCGTAAGCCTCAATGGCAGGTTTCCATATGTGTTTCAGTCCGAGTCCTTCACAGTCGTAGATCAGAGTGATCGCTTCAACGTTCTTCCCCAACTGAGATGAAATGGAAGAGAGGAAATCATGTAAGAGAGGAAATCAAGTAAGAGAGaaagaacaaatgaaaagagagaaaaaaaacagggaaaaaggaaaaataggaaaggaaaggacaggaaaggaaaggaaaggaaaggaaaggaaaagtaaCAAGGGGATAGAGAAAGGAGGGGAAGTAAGTCTGACACAGAGGAGATGAGTGGAGGAGAGACTAGAGGAGGAAACAAGTAGAGGAGGACTTGATGACCTTCTCAGACTGCCTCTGACACTCCCGTGTCAGCATCTCCATGTTTCTGATCTTGGTCTTCATGAAGTCCTGTTTGGTCGCTGACAGCAGCAAACCTTTGGGGTCCAGAGGGCCGATGACATCATACCAGATGGGGCTCCCTTCACGGTCGTATCCACACATCCCTCCAGAAACATATTTCACAATCACCTGACCATCACATGAACAAAAATACAGCAACAGATGAAGGAAAAGGGAAATGTGTCTCAATTAGTCCTACGCATAGATATAAAGCCATGGATTTCCTTAACGTAGCCAGCTCGTGTACCTCTGGGGGTTCCCAGTCCGATATGATGTTATCGACGTTCAGCTTCCTCCTGAACTCTAGGTGCTGCAGAGAGAGTTCACAGATATGTTCATCATGCAGCTCACTAAAAAACAACGCGATTGATTCCACAAAAATCTTTACAGGAAAACATCACCTTCCTGATCATGGCCTCAGCTTTCTGAACATTGAAGCTCCGTGCTAGAGAGAAAACAGTAGAAGAGCCTCGTGAGTCAGGGAGAGAGCATCACTTATATAATCCATGAgtcattatataaaaatataacatataGGTAGTAATGTAGCTCTGCTGGATCTCAATATATATTTATCTTCTTTATTAAGCTGCTGTTCTTATTCACACAAAACTTCCACAAAACCCACGAATAAAGAATCACCTCAATGTCAAAAGTTAGCCTCACCAATGACAAAACGAGACTGAACTATCTCCTAACATTCATGTGACCATATTCACTTTTCATTAATATATCGTTTTAATAGATTCTGTTTAGTGGCCACTTGTTGATAATCGTGACTGATTCACAAACACTGCACAAACTACAATCGGACAGTTCTAAGTCGATTCGATCAGAGAGTCAGAGATTAAAGTTTAAAGTAAATATTGAACCACAGTCAGAGTCCCCCATTGATCGTTACCGCTGAACTTTTGACAACTTAACAACTCTGGGCTCGTATTACAGGGTATTTATGTGTACTATATTCATCCCACGGCTTCAACTGATAATGTCTGATCAGTTAGTTGATGGTGAGAAGAGCAAGCGTAGCTCTAAAAGGAAAGTGAATTAATTTATATCTCTGTGGCTTCAAGAAGGTTGAACTCtgtgcagagaaaaacaaacatttactaTGAGATATGACCGTTGAGCTGGATCAAAGCCTCCTGGCCAAGTAAATACAACCCCATATGTTTTTGTGACCACAGGGAGGAATGTTACtggaaataaattattaattaaccAAAAGAACTCTAGATATGTCATCAATTATGTAACTATTACCAGAATAAATAACATATTCTCTCTCCTACATGTAAAAAGCACATAGTTTCAAAGTCTTGGTTATGAATGAACTTAATCTTGGTTGAAAGTTCATAAACCCCAACACTATCTGTTTTAATGGGAGTAAAATGTTGAAGGATGGTGAtgtaaatcaaaaaataaaatgaatttaacagaaaacaagACATTGACACAAACCGGAGCCTCCAGCTCTGGTATTTCCTGTCATCCACTGAAACCGGCTGAAATTTGAGAAGAGGGGACAGGTGTGTTTGAACGACAAAGAGATGGAAGTCGCCTCAGGCATCCAATCCCAGGGGCCTCGGAACCTTTTGATTGaagacagccaatcagcagccaggGTTTTGTTTGAGGGGCCCTGAACTGTTGTGACTCCTCCCACTTTCTCTCAGCTTTAAATTTATGTGGAAATAGAACAATATGAAAGCATTACATTCGAGttctttcaaatattttaaacacattgaTCTAATTCT encodes:
- the LOC137608484 gene encoding SEC14-like protein 2, giving the protein MSGRVGDLSLKQNEMLTEFRGRIQDILPHLPAQHDHYLLRWLRARSFNVQKAEAMIRKHLEFRRKLNVDNIISDWEPPEVIVKYVSGGMCGYDREGSPIWYDVIGPLDPKGLLLSATKQDFMKTKIRNMEMLTRECQRQSEKLGKNVEAITLIYDCEGLGLKHIWKPAIEAYGEILTMFEENYPEGLKRLLLIKAPKMFPMAYNLIKHFLCEETRRKIIVLGGNWQETLRSYIDPEQLPVLYGGTLSDPDGDPRCRTMINYGGTVPRSYYIRDSVKIQYDSSVTISRGSVFQLEYDVTAPSSLLRWQFTSDGADIGFGVYRRTKEGGGQKVAEMLQVLPSERYNAHLVPEDNGLTCPEPGVYVLCFDNSYSYLQSKKVSYNVEVLPPADGEMPSLHSRGARRLQ
- the LOC137608461 gene encoding metal transporter CNNM4 → MATEWSGQQGYILTVIIFLWSAVGGRTEAAVAAAAAGSGGRSGSGSQVIGMRLERSDKPSGTNDDGVIQVTEESSVQLRFYGVQLHSGAWTQIRFTEVTDSGGGDRAEEDEDAVAKGGGMEAPDRTCVDFTKDISVGTFLNVSSRGTSGLLTVNIKPLRKSEPWKEYALCTPGADGGGWVMLGESDGRMLVVEEKKSLLPMWLQAILISCLLVLSGMFSGLNLGLMALDPMELRIVQSCGTDKEKKYARKIEPIRSKGNYLLCSLLLGNVLVNTTLTILLDDLIGSGLGAVVASTIGIVIFGEIVPQALCSRHGLAVGANTIMLTKFFMFLTFPLSFPVSKLLDVLLGQEIGTVYNREKLVEMLKVTEPYNDLVKEELNMIQGALELRTKTVEDVMTPLGHCFMIQADAVLDFNTMSEIMESGYTRIPVYDDERSNIVDILYVKDLAFVDPDDCTTLKTITKFYNHPVHFVFHDTKLDAMLEEFKKGKSHLAIVQKVNNEGEGDPFYEVLGLVTLEDVIEEIIKSEILDESDLYTDNRNRKKVDPNKNKPDFSAFKHDADSKVKISPQLMLAAHRFLATEVSLFSPFQITEKVLLRVLRHPDVIQELKFNDSDKRSPQHFLYQRGKPADYFILILQGRVEVEAGNENMKFETGPFSYYGVMALSSPSLEFRSPSHGGNLNRSASLSCTERAPEGGSVGGSVTQIPGTPFQYIPDFCVRALTDLQFVKITRAQYQNGLLASKLDSTPQSPEGSRTRLDTSISLPPVTPPGTRNPLPLAMPPAGRQQSSAPPTGVRTSSSNRRPSQSLPQATPPPSNHAPPQTAPSNATTTFNPHPTQTSSLSSKSQPSSSFAGPDNAPGETASLLSEQQNCVGPCHSQTPPHPQVHTISHAHTESTI